The genomic window TGCTCGAGAAGCTCGTGACGAGCGCCTTCGTCCTCGGCATGCTCGGCCTCTTCGAGGTCGTCGGCCTCGCCGCGCCCGGCGCGGGCTGGTTCCTCTATTTCTTCCTGATCCCCTTCTGGGCCGCGTTCCCGATGGGGATCTGGGGCGCCAAGATCGGCATGGGCTTCCTGATGACGCACCTGATCGGGTTCCCTTTCGTCAAATTCCTCCTTCCGCACACCTCGTTCGGCCGGAACTTCAGCCAGAAGGGCAACAAGGTCTACTACGGGAGCAGCGAGATCTTCACCATCGGCGGCGGCTCGGGGAGCTCCGGAGGAGGCTGGTCCTCGGGCGGAAGCTCCGGCGGCTTCTCGGGCGGCGGCGGCTCCTTCGGCGGAGGCGGCTCGTCGGGCAGCTGGTGAAAGAACAAGCCCCCCTTTCGGGGGGCTTGAGTACGGATCCATCCGCGAGCCTGGGAAAACCCGCGGAAGGAGATCAGAACTTATAGGCCAGGTACGTTCCCACCATGTGCGCCGTGTAGTTGTAGTTGCTGGCGCCCGTGGCCACGTACTTGGTCGTGTTCTCGGGCGTGGTGCCCGACATGTACGCTCCCGTGTTCTGGAAGTCGTTGAGCATGTACCAGGAGAAGAGGTAGTTCATGCCCACGGTCAGGTCCTTCATCAGCTCGTAGGAGCCCCCCGCCCGCACCTCGTGCGTCTTGTTCACGACGAGCGGCCACACCTGGGCCGCGCCGTTGGCGAGCTTCGTGCCGCTGTAGCCCATCGCGGAGGCCTCCGCGGCGTTCGGGTTGCTCGTGTCGAAGCGCATGCGGCTCTCGGAGTAGTCGTAGCCCGCGTTCAGGGTCAGCCTCTCCGGGATCGGCCGGATCTCCGCCGCGAACCCGATCGTATCCACGTTCTCGGTGATGTCCGTGTTCCAGTAGTTGAACGGGTTGAAGTTGTCGCCGCTGAGACTGTCGTCCAACCCGCTGCCCGCGACGTTGAAGGCGTCGTCCTTGGCCGCGTTCTGCGTGAGCCCCTTGCGGTGCTCCCGGCTGTAGTTCACGCTCAGTGAGACCTTGTCGGAGGCGTCATAGGTCACATCGACGCTCCCGATGAGGTTCTTCTGGCTCTTGAACCCGAACCTCTCCGCCGCGCCGTAGTCGTCGTTCTGGTACTGCCCGGCGACGCCGAAGGACAGGGCGTCCGTGGGCGAGACGTCGGCGCGCAGGTCGGCCCGGTTGCGGATGCGGTCCGCCCAGTTGAAGTTGGCGAGGCCTACGGCTTCCGGGTTCGCGGCGGTCGCGCCGCGCTTGTAGTTCTTCACCGCGCGGTGGGCGTAGTGATACGCGCCGTGCAGCTTGGCCATCTCGACGGGATGGTAGACGAAGCCCGCGCCGGCCCCGACCTCGTCGGTGCTGTCGATGCGCTGCTGCTTGTGGTTGTAGCGGTCCCACATCGCGTCGGCCTCGACCGTCAACGGGTGCGCGACCTGATAATCGACGGCGAGCTTGGCGGTCTGGCGCGCGTAGGACGGCGTGTCGTTCCGGACGGCCGCGTTCTTGTCGTTCTTCACGGTCCGCCAGTAGGATTCGCCGAAGGCCGCGTAGCCCGGGAACAGGACGCTGTCGGATCTGTTCGAGTAGTCGTAGTAGCGGTACTTGAGCGACGCCCCGAGCTTCTCGGTCGGCTTCGTCGTCAGCGCGAGGCTGTTCGTGATCGTCCGGATCTCGCCGTTGAAGCGGGACACCGGCAAGGCCGCGGCGTCGGTCACGTTGGCCGGAGCGCCGCCGATCCCGGCGATCCCGCTGTTGAGCGTGTACGGCACCAGAAGCTCGTTCTGGTTGGTCATCCCGTAGCTCACGTTGCCCGTGAAGCGGCTGTGCATCGGCAGCTCCACCGAGCCGGAGAGCGAGACGTCATGGGACTGGTTCGACGGCGCCAGCGACATCTGGCCGTTGACGAACCGGCCGCGGTCGTAGGCGTTGTTGTTGGTCACGCCGTCCGCCGCCTTGGCTCCGGAGTCGGTCGTGCGGAACGGGTTGGACCAGGCGAACGAGCGGTAGCCGTTGTCGAAGTCCGTCAGCGTGTATTCCGCGTCGACGAGCCAGCCCTTCTTATAGACGCCGCCGCCCGCGTTGAAGGTCGTGGTGCGGTAGTTGATCGGCTCGGCCAGCTCCAGGCCGGTGACCACGAACTGGTCCTCGGTGTGCGCCAGCCCGGCCGCGCCCTGAGCGAATCGCTCGTAGGTCCCGGCCCCGATCGAGCGCGCGCCGTCGCGCCGCTCCTGGCTCACCTTCACCCACGTCTTGACGTCGGAGGTGACGTTGTAGCCCATGCTCACGGCCGCGCGCTCGCGCTCGAGCTTGAAGCTCGTCGGGTCGCTGATCGACAGCAGGTTGCGGATGATCGCCTGCTGCGCGGCGTCCTCGCCGGTCGTGTCGGTCAGGGCCACGCCGCCGCGGTCCGCGCGCGTCTGCTCCGAGGCCTGCAGGGAGGTCTGCACCGCGTTGGCGATGCCCAGCCTGTTGGTGCCGGCGCCGTTGAGGATCAAGGTCCCGGTGTTGAAGTTGTGCGGAGTCCGGTCGAAGGACGCCGCGAAGCTCCACTTCCCGTGAACCCCGCTCTTGACGCCGTAGGACTCGTCGTCGCGCGTCGCGTTCTGGATCTTGAGGTCCAGGTAGTAGGGCTTGGTTTCGCTGTCCAGGCGCAGGCGCATGTCGTTGACCATGAAGCCGTTGCCGACGTCGCGATACTCGGAGAACTTGTCCTTCGAGCCGGACACGCTGGACGCCCGTCCTCCGATCTCGAAGTCGCCGGTGATGAGGGCCTTGGTCTCCGCGGTCTCCGCGGCCGCGGCCGGAGAACCGGCCGCCATGAACGCCAGGGAGAGGGACAGTCCCACTCGGATGATTCGGTGTGTTCTGATCATATATTCTCCAATTCGTTAGAGCGCGTCAGCGCTGAAGGACCGCGCCCGACGGGTGGTTCGAGCCGTGGACCATCGCATGGCAGTTCAAGCAGGAGCGGTTGGTCGCGTAGACGGACTTTTCGCTCAAGGTGCCCGACTGATGGCGTCCCTGCATGTGGCAGGACTGGCACAGGCGCGGGACCTTGACGGTCAGCATCTTGTTGTTGGAGGACCCGTGAGGCGAGTGGCAGGTCATGCAGTCTTCCTTGACCGGCGCGTGCTCCCACAGCATGGCGGCCTGCTTCTCCGTGTGGCACTCGTAGCACTTGTCGTTGATCGACTTCGACGCGATCAGCTTCTCCGCCCGCGAGCCGTGGGCGTTGTGGCAGGAGGAGCACGTCATCTTCCCGGCGCCGCTCTTCGAGGTCGCGTCGCGCAGGGGATGCTTGGAGCGCTTGACCAGGTCGGCCTTCACGTCCTTGTGGCAGGTCGTGCACAGCTCCATCTCGGTCTTCTTCGACAGGAGCGTCTCGTTGCCGCCGTGGACCTTGTGGCAGGACACGCAGCTTTCGCCCTTGCCGGAGTGGGCGCTGCCCGCCCAGAACATCCGGTTGCGGTCGGCGGAGTGGCAGGTCAGGCAGGTCTCGGAGGCCTTCTCGGCGGCGGCCTTGCCGGGGTTGAAGATGTTCTTCCCGTCGCCGGCCGACGCGTGAGCGGCGCCGTCGCCGTGGCAGGTCTCGCAGGTCTTCTCGAAGGCGATGCCCTTGATCTTCTCGAGCCGCGCGCCGTGGGCGGTGCTCTTCAAGGTCGAGGCCTGCGCGTCGTGGCAGCTGGCGCAGGCGGGGGCGTCGGCCGCGCGCGCCGGCGCCTGGAAGAGCAAGGCCGCCATCGCGGCGAACGCCGTGACGACCAGGCCGGTCCGGCGTGTATGACCACTTCTTCGAGTATCCATTGGATCTCCTCTCATGTTCGTGCCGCGCCGGCTCAAGACCTCGTTTTCCAGCGCCCCTTCGGCTTCATCGAGCTTCCGGGCCAATCTTCGGATCATCTTTCGCGCAAGCTCCGGCTCATTCCAGAACCGTTCATCTTTTCGATATAGAACCTGCACGCATCACCTGTGGCAACATTTCAGCCAACCATATCGCAACGTTTCAGCCACCCATTTTCCTCGACGGCGCGCTGGGGGGGCGTGAAAAAACGCGCCGGGCAGGGAATATTTCCCGACCGGCGCGTAATTTTTCCCTGCCCGCTCAAGAAGCGGCCTCGTAATCCCGGAGCTTGTTGTAGAGCGTCTTGACGTCGATGCCGAGGCTGCGGGCCGCTTGGGTTTTATTGGCCCCCGTGGCCGCGAGGACCTTGAGGATATGGCAGCGCTCGACCTCCGCCAAAGACGAGTCCTTGGGGCGATTCCCGGAAGGGGAGCCGCCTTTCAGGCAGGAGGCGATGTCCGCGCCCCGGATCACCTCTCCCTCGGACAGGATCATCGCGCGCTCGACGATGTTCTCGAGCTCGCGGACGTTGCCGGGCCACGGATAATCCGTCAGGATGGCGAGCGCCTCCGGCGAGAGGCTCCGGCTGCGCGTGACGATGGTGGCGGCGCACTTCTTAAGGAAGTGCTCCGCGAGGCGCGGGATGTCCCCCCGGCGCTCCCGGAGCGGCGGCAGGCGGATGGTCACCACGTTGAGGCGGAAGAACAGGTCGTCGCGGAACTTGCCCTCCCGGATGGCCTTGGGCAGGTCGCGATGGGTGGCGCTGAGGATGCGGATGTCGGTCTTCATGTTCCGCGTGCCGCCCAGACGCCGGAACTCCCCGGAGTCGAGGAAGCGCAGGACCTTCGCCTGCACCCCCGGAGGCATGTCGCCGATCTCGTCGAGAAAAAGGCTCCCGCGGCTGGCCAGCTCCACGAGCCCCGGCTTCTGGCGGGAGGCGTCGGTGAAGGCGCCCTTCTCGTGGCCGAACAGCTCGCTCTCCAGAAGAGCGTCCTGGAAGGCGGCGCAGTTGAGCGCGAGGAAGGGCTCGTCCCGGCGGACGCTCTTCTGATGGATCATGCGGGCGATGATCTCCTTGCCCGTGCCGGTCTCGCCGGAGATCAGGACCGAGGAGGACGCGGTCGCCGCCCGCTCCGCCATGCGCAGGGCCTCCTGCACCCCGGGATCCTCCCCGACGAACAGGTCGAACTCCGACTCGCGGGAGAACCGGCGCTGCAGGACCTCGTGCTCGCGGCGCAGCTGGGTCTCCGCGAACGCGCGGTCGACGAGCAGGCACAGCTCGCCCAGGTCGTACGGCTTGGTCAGGTAGTCGTAGGCGCCCAGCTTCATCGACTCGAGCGCCGTCTCCACGGTGGCGTTGCCGGTCAGCATGATCACCCGCGCCAACGGATGCTCCTTGCGGATCTTCTCCAAGACCGCCACGCCGTTCTCGCCGGGAAGGGCGATGTCCAGAAGGACGACGTCCGAGGACTGCCGCGCCAGCGAGTCCAGGGCCCCTTTGCCCTCGCCGGCGTCCGAGACCTCGTAGCCTTTGCGCACGAGCTCCTTCTTGAGGTAATGGCGGAGCTTCTCCTCGTCGTCGACGATCAGGACGCTCGCTTTTCTAGGCATCGCCGGCGGCCTCTCTCCCGTCGAACGGGATGGAAAAAGTGAAGGTGGCGCCCTGGCCGACGCGGCTCGCGACGTCCAGCCGCCCGCGATGGCTGTCGATGATCTTCTGGCAGATCGCCAAGCCGAGCCCCGTGCCTTTTCCCGCGGGCTTGGTGGTGAAGAAGGGCTCGAACACCTTGCGGAGATTCTCCGGCGGGATGCCGCTCCCGGAATCCGTCACCGACACCGACGCGCGCTCCGCGCCGCGTTCGGCCCGGACGCGGACTTCCCCCCCGGGCGGATTGTGATCCACGGCGTTGATGAGGATGTTGAGCACGACCTGGCGGATCTGATCGGCGTCGGCCTTCGCCGTCACGGGCTCCGCGGCCGGGTCGAAGACGATCGTCTGTCCCGCCTGCTTCGCGCGGTGGGCGACCAGGGGGATCGTGTGCGCGATGAGCTCGTTGAGGTCGACCTCGGCACGCCGCGGCTCCTTGTGGCGGGCGAAATCCAGCAGGCCGCCGGTGATCGTCTTGCAGCGGAAGATCTCGTCGTTGACCGTCTTCAGGTACTCGGGGAACGCCTCGAAATCGGGATCGGCGAGGAGCGCGGGGCTCTTCGCCCGGTCGAGGAGGGCCTGAGTGCAGACCGCCATCGTGTTGAGCGGGTTGTTGATCTCGTGGGACACGCAGCTGGCGAGCTCGCCGATGGCGGCCAGCTTTCCCGAGCGGATCAGGTCGGCCCGCGACCGCTTGAGGTCGTCGATCATGACGTTCACCGCCCGAGCGACCCTCCCCACCTCGTCGCCCAGGTCGTCGTGGGCCCGGACGTCGAGGTTTCCCTCGCCGACCTGGCGGGCGACGTCGCCGAGATGCGAGAAGCGCCGCGCGAGCTGCGAGGTGAGCCGGTAGGCGATCCCGAGCCCCAAGCCCAGCATCAGCGCCGCGCCCGCGCCCCACCCCAGAACGACGAGCGCGATGCGCCGGCGCACCGACTGCTCGTTCATCCCCACGTGCACGGTCCCCAGCCTTCCGCCGAGCAGCGGGGTGGCGATGTCCTGGATGCGCCCCTCGTCCGTCGAGATCTGGCGCTTTTGCACGCCTCCCGGCGCCGGACCCGAAGGCACGGTGATCCGGGCCAGCCCTTTGGGCACGCCGGCGGAGAAGGTATGCGCCTGCATGTTCCCCGCGGGGCCGAGCACGTAGACGTAGCGCACGTCGTCGTAGCTGCTCAGGGTGTCGCGGAATAATTGATGGAGCGCGAACTGATCGTCCGTCAGGATGGCGTCCTCGGCGGGGCCGACCAGGACCCGGGCGATGGTCACGCCGCGCCGCGTCAGCTCCTCCTTGAGCATGCGCGAGAGGCCGCGGTGGATGTTCCCCATGACGGTGATCCCGAACGCCAGGACCAAGGCGCCGACGCCCGTCATGATCTTGAGCTTGAGGCTGAGCCCCCGCACCTTCATCGCGCTCTCGAGACCTCGGCCCGCATCCTGCGCACGCCTTCGTAGGATGAGTCGGTCCCGACGTTGAAGCGCTCGATCCCCGCCTGTCCGAGAAGAGCCTTGCCCTCGGCGTCGAGGTGCATCCTCAAGAAGACGCCGCGAAGCCGCTTCTTGAGCTCCGGGTCCAGGCGGGGATGCACGACCACCGGCGGCATGCCGAAGGGCGCCGAGCGCTCGATCACCTTCGTCTGGAACGCGGCGCTCGAGCCGGACTTCGCCAGACCCTCCCAGACGAGGCTCGAGACCGCCGCGCCGTCGGCCAAGCCGTGGGCGACGGCCTCGACGGAGTTGTCATGCCCCCAGGTGAGGATGGTCCTGCTGAAATAAGTCTCCGCCGTCGCTCCGGCCTTCGCGAGCAGGTGCGCGGGGTAGAGCTTTCCCGTCGTCGACAGGGGGTCGGTGAAGGCGAAGACCTTGCCGCGCAGATCCGCGAAACCGCGGACCGGGCCGCCCTTGCGCGCGATGACGTAGGCGCAATAGGTCCCCCGTCCGCTGACCTGAGGAACGACCAAGGCCTCCGCCCCGAACCGCTCCCGCGCCTCCACGTAAGGCCCGCTGCAGACGAACGCCGCGTCGACCTCGCGGTTCTCGAGCAAGGCGATGCACTCGGAGTAGCCCGAGCGCTGGACCACGTCGACGGGCATCCCGAGCTTTCGGCCCAGATACTGGAGCATGCGCTCGTAGTCGCGCAGGTTCCTCTGCGGAGAAACGGTGGAGGCGATGGCGATCCGCAGCGGGTTGACGGGCTTCTGAACGTCGGCGCCGGGAGCCTCGACGTCGCTGAAAGAGATGCGTGGTTCGGCCGGGTCCTTGCCGCAGGCGGTCGCAAGGAGCAGGCAAAGCGCGATGGAAAGGCGACGCATGCCTTCCCCTTTAGCAACAAAACGGCCCCGCGGAATCAAATAGCGGAAAATACATTATTAATATGTATTTTTCGCAAACGGCAAAAAACGGGAAAACCCTACTTCGCGGTCAGGCTGCGGTTGATCGCGCGGTCGAGGTCGGCGACGAGGTCCGCCACGTCCTCGATGCCCACGGAGAGACGGATCAGCCCGTCGCCGAGTCCCGCCTTCAGGCGCTCCTCGCGCGGGATCGAGCCGTGCGTCATCGACGCGGGATGGCCGATCAAGGACTCGACGCCGCCCAGGCTCTCGGCCAGGGAGAAGATCCCGCAGGACGAGATCATGCGCTTGGCCCGCTCCATGTCCCCCTTGAGCTCGAAGGAGATCATGCCGCCGAAGCCGGACATCTGGCCTTCGGCGACCTCGTGGCCCGCGTGGGCCGGCAGGCCGGGGTAGTAGACCTTGGCGACCTCCGGGTGGGACAGAAGGTGCTTGGCGACGGTCATCGCGCTCCGGCAATGACGCTCGACGCGCAGGGCCAAGGTCTTCGTGCCGCGCAGGAGCAGGAAGCAGTCGAGGGGACCGGGCACGGCGCCGACGGCGTTCTGCAGGAACTTGTATTCCTTGTGCAGGGCCTCGTCGTTCAGGAGGATCGCGCCGCCGACGACGTCGGAGTGGCCGCCGATGTACTTCGTCGTCGAGTGGACCACGACGTCGGCGCCGAGGGACAGCGGGCGCTGGAGCGCCGGGGACGCGAAGGTGTTGTCCACGACGAGCTTGGCCTTCTTGGCGTGAGCCAGCTTGGCGAGGGCGCGGATGTCGGTGATCTTCAGCAGCGGATTGGACGGGGTCTCGATCCAGACGAGCTTCGTGTCCGGCGTGAAGGCGGCCTCGACGGCGTTCAGGTCGGTCGTGTCGACGAAGGTGAAGGCGACTCCGAAACGAGCGAACACTTTCGTGAAGACCCGGTAGGTGCCGCCATAGAGATCGTTGCCGCAGACGACGTGGTCGCCGGACGACAAGGCCTCGATGATCGTCGAAGTGGCGGCCATGCCGGAGGCGAAGCATAACCCGAAGGCGGCCCCTTCCAACGACGCCAGATTTTTTTGCAGGGCGTTGCGGGTGGGATGGACCGTCCTGGCGTAATCGAAGCCTTTATGCTTCTCCGGCCACTCCTGGACGTAGGTCGAGGTCAGGTAGACGGGAGTCATGATCGCGCCGGTGGAAGGATCGGGGGACTGGCCGGCGTGGACGGCGCGCGTCGAGAAGCCGAGGGCTTTGTCGTCGGAGGTGCTCATGAGGCCGATTCTAGCAATTTGACGGGACCGCGGCCTCAGGAGGCGCCGGCGAAGGCCTCGATCTCGCCCTGCGGGCCGTGAAGCTCGATCTCGATGCCCGAGCCGCGGATGAGGAACTCGCTCGATTCCCCCGGCTCGAGGAGCAGGGCCGTCTCGCCTTCCTCGTCGAGAGGGTAGGGCAGGATGTCGTCGAACTTGCGCCCGTTGAGCACGAGGCTGCCGCCGTCGAGGAGGAGCGGGAACTCGAACTCCTCGCGCTCGCACTCGAAGTCCTTGACGCGGATGACGGCGTCGTGGAAGCGGCCGGTCCCGGCCGCGACGCCCGGATCCCCCGACTCGTGGACGTAGACGACGCAGTTCAGGACGAGGTCGCCGTCCTCGATCGCGAGGGCTTCGATCGTCGAGTCGTGAAGCTCGATGCCGATCTTGGTCATAGCGCGCCGTACTTGCCCTTCATGTAGCGCAGGTAGGGAGCGGGGTCGAGCGGCCCGCCCGTCGCCGCGGTCACGATCTCCCGGGCGGTGCCGGTCTTGCCGCGGGAGTGGACGTTCTCGACGAGCCAGGAGAGCAGGGACGGCGCGCCGCCGCCCTCGATCTCGGCCTCGATGCCCGGGCGGGCCTTGAGCGCCGCCTCCCAGAGCTGCAGCGAGATCGCGTTGCCGATCGCGTAGGTCGGGAAGTAGCCGATGAGGCCCTCCGCCCAGTGCACGTCCTGCAGCACGCCGCGCGCGTCGTCGGGCGGGACGACGCCGAGGGAGGCCTTCATCTTCGCGTTCCACGCCTCGGGCAGCTCGGCGGCGCGCAGGCGGCCGGCCAGGAGGTCGCGCTCGAGCTCGAAGCGCAGGATCACGTGCAGGCCGTAGGTCAGCTCGTCGGCCTCGACGCGGATGAAGGAGGCGGACACTTGGTTGACGGCGCGGTAGAAGTCCTCGGGGCCGAGGCCGCGCGTCTGCGGGAAGGCCTCATGGAAGCGCGGCGTCCAGCGCCTCCAGAAGCCGCGGCTGCGGCCGACGACGTTCTCCCAGAGGCGCGACTGGGACTCGTGCATCGCCATCGTCGCCCCGGTGCCGAGCGGGGTGCCGTCGAGCTCCGGGGAGACGCCCTGCTCGTAGAGGCCGTGGCCGGCCTCGTGCAGGCACGAGTACAGGCTCGAGAACGGCAGCTCCTCGTGGTAGCGCGTGGTCAGGCGCACGTCGCCGCGGCCGAGGAAGCAGCAGAACGGGTGGGCGGCGACGTCGAGCCGCCCGCGGGTGAGGTCGAAGCCCATCTCGCGCACCGCGAGCTCGCCGAGGCGCCTCTGCGCGTCGACGGGGAAGCGTCCGCTCAGGGCGGGCGCGTCCGCGCCCCGGGCGAGGACTGCCTTGGCCAGAGGGGCCAGCCCCTCGCGGATCGCGCCGAGCAGGGCCGCCGCCTCGCCCGTGGTCATGCCCGGCTCGAACTCCTGGAGCCAGGCGTCGTACAGGTCGCCGGACGGCGCGAGCGCCTCGGCCTGGCGGCGCTTGAGCTCGAACATCTTCTCGAGGGCGGGGCGGAACAGGGCGAAGTCGCTCTTGGCCCGGGCCTCCACCCAGAGACCGTGGCTGAGGGCGGCGTGGCGGGCGAGTTCTTCGACCAGCGCCGCGGGGACGCGGCGGCGCCGCTCGAACTCGCGCCGGGACCAGCGGAGCATCGCGGCCTCGGTCGCGCCGGCGGGCTTCTCCGCCTCCGCCGCGTCGAGCAGGCGGCCGAAGTCCTCGCCCGCGATCAGGGCGTGCATCGCGGAGCCGACGGCGGCGCAGGCCTCGGCGCGGGAGGCGGCGCCGGCCGGGGGCATCATGACGGCGTGGTCCCAGGCGAGGAGGCCCTCGGCTTTCGTCAGCGCGCTGAAGGAGCGCAGCCGCTCGAGCAGGGCGCGATAGGCCGGCGTCACCGGTCTACGCCGGGTCGGCGAGCAGCTCGGAGACGGCGCGCTCGACGTCCTTCGCCTGGGGCTGGATGAAGTACTCGAGGTTCGGCGACAGGGCGATGCCCGGCGTGGCCTTCCCGGCGAGCAGGCGCGGGCGGACCTTGAGCTCGTAGAAGCACTCGTCGACCAGGCGGCGGATGAGGTGCTCGGCGAAATTGGTGATCTCGGTCTCCTCGTTGACGAAGACGACGCGGCCGGTCTTCTTGACCGAGGCCTTGATCGCCTCCCAGTCGTAGGGGATCAGCGAGCGCAGGTCGATGACCTCGAGCGAGCCCTTGCCCTCGGCCTTGAGGCGGCGCGCGACGTCCAGGCAGATCGGGGCCATGCGGCCGTGGGTGACGACGGTCGCGTCGGCTCCGGCGTGGGAGACCTTCGCCTTGCCGATCTCGACGGTGTAGTCGGTCAGCTTCGGCCAGGTCGCCTTCCACTTCGTGCGATCGCCGAGCGGCGCGTCGATCATCCCGTGGAGCAGCTTCTCGTCGGCGGGCTCGCCGGGTATGAGCTCCTCGCCCTTGGAGCGCAGCAGGGCCTTGGGCTTGAGGTAGAGGACGGGGTCGTTGCTCTTGATCGCCGCGATCATCAGCCCGTAGGCGTCGAGCGGCGTCGAGGGGCAGACGACCTTCATGCCGTGGAGCTTGCTCGCGACGGAGTCGAACGAGTGGGAGTGGTACATGCTGCCGTGGATGCCGGAGCCGGTCGGGGTCATCACGACCAGCGGCGTCTTGTAGCGCCCGCCCGACGACCAGTGGCCGTTGGCGGCGAGCTTGAGCATGTCGACGACGTTGAAGATGTAGTCGACGAACTGGATCTCGGCGACGGGACGTCCGCCCGCCCACGCGAGACCCAGCGCCGCTCCTATGATGCCGCGCTCGTCGAGCGGGCTGTTCCAGGCGTTCTCCAGGCCCTGCGTCGCGGTGAACACGCCGCCCAGCGGCGGGCCGACGTCCTCGCCGAAGATCTCGGTGACCCCGAGGTTCTGCTCGCCGTAGTGGAGGGCCATGCGGATGGCCTGCGCCATGTTGGCCATGGGTCAGCTGCCTCCCTTCGTCGGATAGGACGGGGGCAGGCCGTCGGCGAACACGTCCTCCCACACCGTCTCGACGGCGGGGAAGGCCTCGGCCTTGACCTGCTTGTGGGCCTCGTCGAGCGCGAGCATCTCCCGCTCCCACACCTTCTTGATGCCGTCCACCTTGACGACGCCGTGCTTGACGAGCTTGTCCTCGAGCAGGGCGATGCAGTCCGTCTCGGGGATGCGGTTGGCGCCGGAGGACGAGGAGTGGCCGTACAGGCGGCTGCACTTCGCCTCGAGGAGATAGGGCCGGCGATGCTTGCGGACGTAGGCCATCGCCTCCTCGATCGCGTTCCAGGACTCGAGGACGTCGTTGCCGTCGATGGTCCGGCCGGGCATGTCCGGGAACGCCTTCGCCCAGTCGGAGATGTTCTTCTCGCCGTGCTGGGTCTTCATCTCGGTCGAGATTCCCCAGCCGTTGTTGACGACGATGATCAGGACCGGGAGCGGGAGCGCCGGGCGGTTGGCCCAGACCAGGCAGGAGTGGAAGTCGCCCTCGGCCGTGCCGGCGTCGCCGCCGTTGACGATGGTGATCGCGTCCGTCTTGGCGCGCGCCTGGGCGATGCCGGTGCCGATCGCCGTCGAGTACTGCGTCTCGATCGTCGGCGAGATGGGCACGACGTTGTACTCCGGGATCGCGTAATGGTTGACGAAGTTGCGGCCCTTCGAGTACGGGTCGGTCCCGACCGAGCGCATCTGGCGGACCGAGTCGATCGGCTCGGCGCCCATCGAGAGCACGATGGCCGCCGAGCGGTAATGCAGGTGCAGGAAATCGTAGTTGACGCCGTGGCCCTTCTTGATCTGCAGGCCCAGGGGCACGTTGAAGGCCTCCTCGCCGGGGCCGCCGATCCAGAAGAACCCGTCGCCGCCCTTGCTCATCTTGATGAGGCGCTCTTCCAGGAGGCGGGCGCGGACCATCAATTCGTGGATCTTGAGGAGCTTGGCGGCGCCGAGCTTTTTATAGGCGTCGGCGGCGGGGGCGGTTTTGGCGGAAGTCTTGGCGGCCTTGGCGGTGGGCATCAGAGCCATTCTAGGAAATCCGGAGCCCCCCCTCAATAGGTCCCGACCGCTAGT from Elusimicrobiota bacterium includes these protein-coding regions:
- a CDS encoding cystathionine gamma-synthase produces the protein MSTSDDKALGFSTRAVHAGQSPDPSTGAIMTPVYLTSTYVQEWPEKHKGFDYARTVHPTRNALQKNLASLEGAAFGLCFASGMAATSTIIEALSSGDHVVCGNDLYGGTYRVFTKVFARFGVAFTFVDTTDLNAVEAAFTPDTKLVWIETPSNPLLKITDIRALAKLAHAKKAKLVVDNTFASPALQRPLSLGADVVVHSTTKYIGGHSDVVGGAILLNDEALHKEYKFLQNAVGAVPGPLDCFLLLRGTKTLALRVERHCRSAMTVAKHLLSHPEVAKVYYPGLPAHAGHEVAEGQMSGFGGMISFELKGDMERAKRMISSCGIFSLAESLGGVESLIGHPASMTHGSIPREERLKAGLGDGLIRLSVGIEDVADLVADLDRAINRSLTAK
- a CDS encoding carboxypeptidase M32 is translated as MTPAYRALLERLRSFSALTKAEGLLAWDHAVMMPPAGAASRAEACAAVGSAMHALIAGEDFGRLLDAAEAEKPAGATEAAMLRWSRREFERRRRVPAALVEELARHAALSHGLWVEARAKSDFALFRPALEKMFELKRRQAEALAPSGDLYDAWLQEFEPGMTTGEAAALLGAIREGLAPLAKAVLARGADAPALSGRFPVDAQRRLGELAVREMGFDLTRGRLDVAAHPFCCFLGRGDVRLTTRYHEELPFSSLYSCLHEAGHGLYEQGVSPELDGTPLGTGATMAMHESQSRLWENVVGRSRGFWRRWTPRFHEAFPQTRGLGPEDFYRAVNQVSASFIRVEADELTYGLHVILRFELERDLLAGRLRAAELPEAWNAKMKASLGVVPPDDARGVLQDVHWAEGLIGYFPTYAIGNAISLQLWEAALKARPGIEAEIEGGGAPSLLSWLVENVHSRGKTGTAREIVTAATGGPLDPAPYLRYMKGKYGAL
- a CDS encoding alpha-ketoacid dehydrogenase subunit beta; translated protein: MANMAQAIRMALHYGEQNLGVTEIFGEDVGPPLGGVFTATQGLENAWNSPLDERGIIGAALGLAWAGGRPVAEIQFVDYIFNVVDMLKLAANGHWSSGGRYKTPLVVMTPTGSGIHGSMYHSHSFDSVASKLHGMKVVCPSTPLDAYGLMIAAIKSNDPVLYLKPKALLRSKGEELIPGEPADEKLLHGMIDAPLGDRTKWKATWPKLTDYTVEIGKAKVSHAGADATVVTHGRMAPICLDVARRLKAEGKGSLEVIDLRSLIPYDWEAIKASVKKTGRVVFVNEETEITNFAEHLIRRLVDECFYELKVRPRLLAGKATPGIALSPNLEYFIQPQAKDVERAVSELLADPA
- a CDS encoding thiamine pyrophosphate-dependent dehydrogenase E1 component subunit alpha yields the protein MPTAKAAKTSAKTAPAADAYKKLGAAKLLKIHELMVRARLLEERLIKMSKGGDGFFWIGGPGEEAFNVPLGLQIKKGHGVNYDFLHLHYRSAAIVLSMGAEPIDSVRQMRSVGTDPYSKGRNFVNHYAIPEYNVVPISPTIETQYSTAIGTGIAQARAKTDAITIVNGGDAGTAEGDFHSCLVWANRPALPLPVLIIVVNNGWGISTEMKTQHGEKNISDWAKAFPDMPGRTIDGNDVLESWNAIEEAMAYVRKHRRPYLLEAKCSRLYGHSSSSGANRIPETDCIALLEDKLVKHGVVKVDGIKKVWEREMLALDEAHKQVKAEAFPAVETVWEDVFADGLPPSYPTKGGS